One genomic segment of [Phormidium] sp. ETS-05 includes these proteins:
- a CDS encoding glycosyltransferase family 4 protein, whose translation MRLTLVISGLGAGGAERIMSVMANYWVSQKDWQITLLTLHDDTIPPFYSLDVRVKYIPLGVAGFSPNPIVGIGNNIKRIQKLRSAIMDSQPYAVISFMDRTNILTLLATWGLKIPIIISEHVYPTCYPIGQSWELLRQLLYPKANRIVVLTERIKSYFRSEIQSQTVVIPYPVLPPSEIDVNSANTVFLQKPAIIAMGRLAEQKGFDLLLRAFAKVKTLFPEWSLTILGEGVLRSNLEDLRHELGLNDCVNLPGLVKNPYVILRQADLFVMSSRFEGFPNALCEAMACGLPVISTDCPSGPREIIQDGIDGILVPNGDVEALAAAMNRLILNHEERKNFGLASQKVTERFSLDRIMTIWEQIINQVVHTH comes from the coding sequence ATGCGATTAACATTAGTAATTTCAGGCCTCGGTGCTGGAGGTGCAGAACGAATAATGTCAGTTATGGCTAACTACTGGGTAAGTCAGAAAGACTGGCAAATCACGCTGTTAACATTGCATGACGACACAATACCTCCCTTTTATAGCCTTGATGTTCGGGTTAAATACATTCCTTTAGGCGTAGCTGGTTTTTCTCCAAATCCAATTGTAGGAATTGGCAACAATATCAAGCGCATCCAAAAACTTCGTTCTGCTATTATGGATAGCCAACCCTATGCAGTAATTAGCTTCATGGACAGAACGAACATCCTCACGCTACTAGCTACTTGGGGCTTGAAAATACCGATCATAATATCAGAACATGTATATCCGACTTGTTATCCTATTGGTCAAAGCTGGGAACTGTTGCGTCAACTGCTTTACCCAAAAGCCAATCGTATTGTTGTCCTCACCGAACGCATCAAAAGCTATTTCCGATCAGAAATTCAGTCTCAAACGGTGGTTATTCCTTATCCCGTCCTTCCACCTTCGGAAATCGATGTTAACTCGGCTAATACAGTATTTCTTCAAAAGCCTGCAATTATAGCTATGGGACGTTTGGCTGAACAAAAAGGTTTTGACTTGCTGTTACGTGCTTTTGCCAAAGTTAAAACTCTATTTCCAGAGTGGAGCTTGACCATTTTGGGTGAAGGAGTTCTCCGTTCAAACTTAGAAGATTTACGGCATGAACTAGGACTGAATGACTGCGTTAACTTACCTGGTCTAGTCAAAAATCCTTATGTTATTCTAAGACAGGCCGATCTATTCGTCATGTCTTCTAGATTTGAGGGATTTCCCAATGCTTTGTGTGAGGCAATGGCTTGCGGATTACCTGTAATTTCTACAGATTGTCCCAGTGGGCCAAGAGAAATTATTCAGGATGGTATAGATGGTATTCTAGTCCCGAATGGCGATGTAGAAGCCTTAGCCGCAGCAATGAATCGCCTCATATTAAATCATGAGGAGCGAAAAAATTTTGGACTTGCATCTCAAAAGGTGACAGAAAGATTTAGCTTAGACAGAATAATGACTATTTGGGAACAAATTATAAATCAAGTAGTTCATACACATTAA
- a CDS encoding bifunctional 2-polyprenyl-6-hydroxyphenol methylase/3-demethylubiquinol 3-O-methyltransferase UbiG: MLHFQFLVHKDIYKDLKINLPKLKGKVLDVGCGEKPYEPWFLSANTYIGIDIYQGSKVDVVVETSKDWPFETGYFDAVICTQVFEHTVDLDSVLSEIHRVLKPGGQLLVSVPFIYNEHGSPDDYRRFSTHGLNNLLSDKFEIIDLKPQGGIGSTLCTLLLNYIEVSCNRYKLTRILKGLMLPV; this comes from the coding sequence TTGCTTCATTTTCAATTTCTTGTCCACAAAGATATATACAAAGACTTGAAAATAAATCTGCCCAAGCTGAAAGGAAAAGTTTTAGATGTAGGGTGTGGTGAAAAACCTTATGAACCTTGGTTTTTATCTGCCAATACTTATATTGGGATAGATATTTATCAAGGCTCTAAAGTTGATGTTGTCGTAGAAACGTCAAAAGATTGGCCTTTTGAAACAGGATATTTTGATGCCGTGATATGTACTCAAGTTTTTGAACATACTGTGGATTTGGATAGTGTGCTTTCAGAAATACATAGGGTATTGAAACCTGGTGGTCAATTACTTGTTTCTGTTCCCTTTATATACAATGAGCATGGTTCTCCTGATGACTACCGCCGTTTTTCAACTCACGGGCTTAACAATCTGTTGTCAGACAAATTTGAAATAATTGATTTAAAACCTCAAGGTGGAATTGGCAGCACATTATGTACTTTACTCCTCAACTACATTGAAGTCTCGTGTAATCGCTATAAACTAACGCGGATTTTAAAAGGGCTGATGTTACCTGTTTAG